From one Bacillus sp. FJAT-42376 genomic stretch:
- a CDS encoding FeoB small GTPase domain-containing protein: MSNVYRVALAGNPNTGKSTLFNALTGLKQHTGNWAGKTVDMAEGTMQHKGETYKLIDLPGTYSLFSNSKDEEVARNYIVFEKPDLTLVVLDATSLERNMNLALQVLEMTTNVIVCVNLIDEAAKRGIHINEQQLTRRLGVPVVKISARNKTGFPILFDTMDRLVKGVIECQPKLISYNEVIEEKISRIEPLVSPLIDDELSARWVALRLLDGDESLLDELKGRMAEKEGLPSGIKSSV; this comes from the coding sequence ATGAGTAATGTGTACCGCGTAGCATTAGCCGGAAATCCAAACACGGGGAAAAGCACTTTGTTCAATGCATTGACTGGATTAAAGCAGCATACCGGAAACTGGGCTGGAAAAACGGTCGACATGGCTGAAGGAACGATGCAGCATAAGGGCGAAACCTATAAGCTAATTGATTTGCCGGGAACGTATTCATTATTTTCCAATTCAAAGGATGAAGAGGTTGCGAGGAACTATATTGTTTTTGAAAAACCGGATCTTACGCTTGTTGTGCTCGATGCTACATCCCTTGAGCGCAACATGAACCTTGCTTTGCAGGTTCTTGAAATGACAACAAATGTTATTGTATGTGTCAATTTAATAGATGAAGCTGCTAAACGGGGCATTCATATTAATGAACAGCAGCTGACAAGGAGACTCGGTGTTCCTGTCGTCAAAATATCAGCCCGCAATAAAACAGGATTTCCCATCCTGTTTGACACGATGGACCGATTGGTTAAAGGAGTCATAGAATGCCAGCCTAAATTGATCAGCTACAATGAAGTGATTGAGGAGAAAATCAGCCGGATTGAACCTCTTGTCAGTCCGCTCATCGATGATGAACTTTCGGCAAGATGGGTGGCCCTGAGGCTGTTGGACGGAGACGAATCTCTGCTGGATGAATTAAAAGGACGTATGGCGGAAAAGGAGGGACTTCCCAGTGGAATTAAGTCTTCAGTTTGA
- a CDS encoding DUF1641 domain-containing protein — translation MANATTKITKLELSEEDKRKRDLREVEDALVSNKTAILESLKLMQHMQDRGILPLLNGLLGQGDKVLHVLVKAMDKPENTNTLKNMLLMLGVLGTINVQQLEPLLIKLNKGVERVAEAKDTNKKTGYLDMARALKDPEINRALTLMLTFLKGVGEETEHMEKNKQQEAHERVDRGENN, via the coding sequence ATGGCTAACGCGACGACTAAAATCACGAAACTTGAATTAAGTGAAGAGGATAAGCGGAAGAGGGACTTGCGTGAAGTGGAAGATGCCCTGGTGTCTAATAAAACAGCCATTCTGGAGTCGCTGAAACTGATGCAGCATATGCAGGACAGAGGAATTCTGCCCCTTTTAAACGGACTGCTCGGGCAAGGCGATAAAGTGCTTCACGTATTAGTGAAAGCGATGGATAAGCCGGAAAACACCAATACATTAAAAAACATGCTGCTCATGCTTGGGGTGCTTGGAACAATTAACGTTCAGCAGCTTGAGCCTCTGCTCATCAAATTGAATAAGGGAGTTGAGCGGGTAGCTGAAGCAAAGGATACAAATAAAAAAACGGGCTATCTGGATATGGCCCGGGCACTTAAGGACCCGGAAATTAATAGAGCGTTAACCTTGATGCTGACCTTTTTAAAGGGGGTTGGGGAGGAAACAGAGCATATGGAAAAAAATAAACAGCAAGAAGCACATGAACGTGTAGACAGAGGAGAAAATAATTAA
- a CDS encoding molybdopterin oxidoreductase family protein → MKSFVSQKNGIFKSVCSLDCPDQCGLLLHKENGKIVKVEGDPEHPVTKGSICNKVRHMTDRIYDPKRLAYPMKRVGPKGEGRFERISWEEAIETIKSRWTKLIHSDGPESILPYSFYGNMGLLSSEGLDRRFFHKLGASLLDRAICNVAGSIGYRYTMGGSLGIDPEETIHSKLIIFWGINAVSTNMHQVALAQKARKNGAKIVVIDVHKNQTGRMADWFIPILPGTDSALALGLMHILFKENYADESFLEKYTVGYAELKEHVIQYDPDTVSAITGVPVDDLFQLARMYGEISPSFIRIGNGLQHHDNGGMNVRTIACLPAVTGQWLHRGGGAIKGNSSYLQHNSVALERLDLLEKKNTRIINMNQLGRSLLELNPPIQSLFVYNSNPAVVAPEANKVKEGLSREDLFTVVHDLFLTETAAYADIVLPAASSFENTDFYSSYWHHFMQIQRPVIDTYGESKSNTELFRMLAKAFHMDTELFDVSEAELIKQAVDQSDNPYIKEISYDALMENDYVKADVKPLFPGKLPTPSGKIELYSEQMMKHGYPALPSYSPLVKDGDFPFLFVPGPNHNFLNSTFNNNQKHVELEKQPRVHIHELDAGRLGLISGDLARVWNDRGECELAVSVGTNVLPGVLVSQGLWADTKEKKHLVNSLTPDRLADMGGGAVFFSGRVNVEKLN, encoded by the coding sequence ATGAAATCTTTTGTCAGCCAGAAAAACGGGATATTCAAATCTGTATGCTCACTGGACTGTCCCGATCAGTGCGGATTGCTTTTGCATAAAGAGAATGGAAAAATCGTTAAGGTGGAAGGTGATCCGGAGCATCCTGTGACGAAAGGAAGCATTTGCAACAAGGTCCGTCATATGACGGATCGTATCTATGATCCGAAGCGCCTTGCTTATCCGATGAAGAGAGTTGGACCCAAAGGGGAAGGGCGCTTCGAGAGAATCAGCTGGGAAGAGGCGATTGAAACCATTAAATCCCGCTGGACCAAACTCATTCACTCCGATGGCCCGGAAAGCATTCTTCCATACAGCTTTTACGGAAACATGGGCCTCCTTTCTTCCGAAGGGCTGGACCGCCGGTTTTTCCATAAGCTGGGTGCCAGTTTGCTTGACCGCGCAATCTGCAATGTTGCGGGTTCGATTGGCTATCGATATACGATGGGAGGCAGTCTGGGAATCGATCCGGAAGAAACCATTCACTCCAAGCTGATTATTTTTTGGGGAATCAATGCAGTAAGCACCAATATGCACCAAGTGGCGCTCGCCCAAAAAGCGCGGAAAAACGGAGCGAAAATTGTGGTCATTGATGTGCATAAGAATCAGACCGGACGAATGGCTGACTGGTTTATCCCCATTCTTCCCGGAACCGACAGCGCTCTTGCCCTTGGCTTAATGCATATCCTTTTTAAAGAAAACTATGCTGATGAATCGTTTCTTGAAAAATACACGGTTGGTTATGCAGAATTAAAAGAACATGTCATTCAATATGATCCGGATACGGTATCCGCTATTACTGGAGTTCCTGTCGATGACCTCTTTCAACTAGCGAGGATGTATGGCGAGATAAGTCCCTCTTTTATTCGGATCGGAAACGGGCTTCAGCATCATGACAATGGAGGGATGAATGTCCGGACCATTGCCTGTCTCCCTGCTGTTACCGGACAATGGCTTCATAGAGGGGGCGGGGCAATTAAAGGAAATTCCAGCTACCTTCAGCATAACAGCGTGGCGCTGGAACGATTGGATTTGCTTGAAAAGAAAAACACCCGGATCATCAATATGAATCAGCTTGGACGAAGCCTGCTAGAGCTCAATCCGCCTATACAATCGCTTTTTGTTTATAACAGCAATCCCGCTGTTGTTGCTCCGGAAGCAAATAAAGTTAAAGAAGGGCTTTCCAGAGAAGATCTTTTCACGGTCGTTCATGATTTATTCTTAACGGAAACCGCAGCCTATGCCGACATCGTCCTGCCCGCAGCCTCTTCCTTTGAGAATACGGACTTTTATTCATCCTATTGGCATCACTTTATGCAGATCCAGCGGCCTGTGATTGACACATATGGGGAGTCCAAATCCAATACAGAGCTTTTTCGTATGCTTGCCAAAGCGTTTCATATGGATACAGAGCTTTTCGATGTGTCAGAGGCTGAATTAATTAAGCAGGCTGTGGATCAGTCAGATAACCCATATATTAAGGAAATAAGCTATGATGCCCTGATGGAAAACGACTATGTAAAAGCAGACGTCAAACCGCTGTTCCCAGGAAAGCTGCCGACGCCGAGCGGAAAAATTGAATTGTATTCTGAACAGATGATGAAGCATGGATACCCTGCTCTTCCATCCTACTCACCTCTCGTAAAAGACGGAGATTTTCCATTTCTTTTTGTTCCTGGACCCAATCATAATTTTTTAAACTCAACATTTAATAACAACCAAAAGCATGTTGAGCTTGAAAAGCAGCCTCGGGTGCATATCCATGAACTGGATGCCGGGCGTTTAGGATTGATCAGCGGAGATTTGGCCAGGGTCTGGAATGACCGCGGAGAATGTGAACTTGCAGTATCAGTAGGAACAAACGTCCTTCCCGGCGTTTTGGTCAGTCAAGGTTTATGGGCGGATACTAAAGAAAAGAAGCACCTTGTAAATTCGTTAACCCCTGACCGGCTTGCAGACATGGGCGGTGGAGCCGTCTTTTTTTCCGGACGTGTAAATGTTGAAAAATTGAACTAA
- a CDS encoding FeoA family protein yields the protein MGISKTVCLSQANKGDTLRITSLSLEGVMRRRLLDLGFIPGAVVKVVRKSPLGDPIAFRVSQTIIALRKEESMKIEGELIADE from the coding sequence ATGGGTATTTCTAAAACAGTTTGTCTCAGCCAAGCGAATAAGGGAGATACCTTAAGAATCACCTCCCTCTCTCTTGAAGGGGTGATGAGGAGAAGACTCCTTGATTTAGGTTTTATTCCCGGCGCTGTTGTCAAGGTAGTCAGAAAAAGTCCGCTTGGAGATCCAATCGCATTCCGGGTCAGTCAAACAATCATTGCATTAAGAAAAGAAGAAAGCATGAAGATCGAAGGAGAGTTGATCGCTGATGAGTAA
- a CDS encoding SH3 domain-containing protein, with protein MNRWFKTAGTTVLAIGILSSPLSTNLPFAETHSAKASAAYTYEVTASQLNIRAAASTKAKIVGTLPKGAAVEIKRITSGWISFQYKGKTAYASSKYVLPIAGTGIAKANVNLRSSSSTKAKSLTVIPKGAKVKVHEWGSEWSRIDYRGKKGWASSKYLLGFD; from the coding sequence ATGAACAGATGGTTCAAAACAGCAGGTACAACGGTTCTTGCCATTGGTATACTCTCGTCGCCGCTCAGCACAAATCTCCCTTTTGCAGAAACACATTCAGCTAAAGCATCCGCTGCCTACACGTATGAAGTGACGGCCAGTCAATTAAATATCCGTGCTGCTGCCAGTACGAAAGCAAAAATCGTCGGAACCCTTCCAAAAGGAGCAGCCGTTGAGATAAAACGGATCACCTCAGGGTGGATTTCTTTTCAATATAAAGGGAAAACCGCTTATGCCAGCTCTAAATACGTCCTTCCAATCGCCGGCACCGGGATAGCAAAAGCGAATGTAAACTTGAGATCATCCTCCAGCACGAAAGCGAAAAGCCTGACGGTCATTCCAAAAGGAGCAAAAGTGAAGGTTCACGAATGGGGTTCTGAATGGTCGAGAATCGACTATCGGGGAAAAAAAGGATGGGCCAGCTCCAAGTATTTACTTGGATTTGATTGA
- the tnpA gene encoding IS200/IS605 family transposase: MKLDSNNHSVFLMHYHLVLVVKYRRNVIDDTISDYAKDKFVSLGENYNITLVEWNHDIDHVHILFKAHPNTELSKFINAYKSASSRLIKKEFPLVRKKLWKEMFWSRSFCLLTTGGSPLEIVKKYIENQGMK, translated from the coding sequence ATGAAATTAGATAGTAATAACCATTCAGTATTCTTGATGCATTACCATCTTGTCTTAGTTGTGAAATATAGAAGAAATGTCATTGACGACACTATTTCAGACTATGCCAAAGATAAATTTGTCTCATTGGGTGAAAACTACAATATTACATTGGTCGAGTGGAATCACGACATCGACCACGTTCATATCTTGTTCAAAGCTCACCCAAACACGGAATTATCTAAGTTTATCAACGCATACAAAAGTGCCAGTTCAAGGCTTATAAAAAAAGAGTTCCCTCTTGTCCGAAAAAAGTTGTGGAAAGAGATGTTCTGGTCAAGAAGTTTCTGTTTGTTGACGACTGGCGGTTCTCCTCTTGAAATCGTGAAGAAATATATCGAAAATCAAGGGATGAAATGA
- a CDS encoding nucleoside recognition domain-containing protein, translating into MELSLQFDQVLREARDISSDEIRDGIVQSLHERSKELCARTVTYSKTKEDVRTEKLDAVLTSPVFGFPIMLVMLGAVFYLTIAGANIPSSMLGEFFGWLEGYLSVFFQWAKAPDWLYGILVLGLFRGTTWVISVMLPPMAIFFPVFALLENFGYLPRVAFNMDRIFKQVGAHGKQSLTMAMGFGCNAAAMLSTRIIESPRERMLAILTNNFVPCNGRWGTLIVLSSLFMAAGFTGGLASLITTAVIVGIVLFGIIVTFAVSYVLSKTALKGVPTHYTLELPPYRKPKVWDTVIRASLTRSISVLMRAVKIAAPAAMLTWILANVFIGDTSILMYFVNFLDPFGKMLGMDGYILAAFIIGLPANEIVLPVLLMGYLSTGSLTEVDNLMDLKQIFLDHGWTWLTALNMMLFSLLHFPCGTTLINIYKETKSKKWTFMSFIIPTVIAIAVTFILARAAQLFGWV; encoded by the coding sequence GTGGAATTAAGTCTTCAGTTTGATCAGGTCCTTAGAGAAGCAAGGGACATATCTTCCGATGAAATAAGGGACGGGATTGTCCAAAGCCTCCACGAAAGAAGCAAAGAGCTTTGTGCCAGAACGGTGACGTACAGTAAAACGAAGGAGGATGTTCGTACTGAAAAGCTTGATGCTGTGCTGACTTCTCCTGTATTCGGTTTTCCTATTATGCTTGTGATGCTCGGGGCAGTCTTTTATTTGACAATTGCGGGAGCCAATATTCCTTCTTCCATGCTTGGTGAATTTTTTGGCTGGCTGGAAGGGTATCTGTCCGTCTTTTTTCAATGGGCTAAAGCCCCTGACTGGCTGTATGGAATCCTGGTGCTCGGTCTCTTTAGAGGAACAACCTGGGTAATCAGCGTTATGCTGCCTCCAATGGCCATATTCTTTCCTGTATTTGCCCTCCTTGAAAACTTTGGATATCTTCCAAGGGTTGCGTTTAATATGGACCGTATTTTCAAACAGGTTGGGGCACATGGGAAGCAGTCGCTGACGATGGCAATGGGGTTCGGATGCAATGCCGCTGCCATGTTGTCTACGAGAATTATTGAATCACCAAGAGAGAGAATGCTTGCCATTCTCACGAACAACTTTGTCCCCTGCAATGGAAGATGGGGAACGCTCATTGTTCTGTCCTCGTTATTTATGGCAGCAGGATTTACGGGAGGCCTGGCTTCTCTAATCACAACCGCTGTCATTGTTGGAATTGTTCTTTTTGGAATTATCGTTACCTTTGCGGTCTCTTACGTTTTGTCAAAGACGGCTTTAAAAGGGGTACCGACCCATTATACGCTGGAATTGCCGCCATATCGGAAACCGAAAGTCTGGGATACCGTTATCCGTGCCTCTCTTACCCGGTCCATTTCCGTCCTCATGAGGGCCGTAAAGATTGCTGCACCGGCTGCGATGCTGACATGGATTCTGGCAAACGTCTTTATCGGAGATACGAGCATCCTTATGTACTTCGTCAATTTTCTCGATCCATTTGGGAAAATGCTCGGAATGGATGGATATATTTTAGCTGCCTTTATAATCGGCCTGCCGGCAAATGAAATTGTTTTGCCTGTCCTTTTAATGGGGTATCTCTCCACAGGATCTTTGACGGAAGTCGATAATTTAATGGATCTAAAACAAATTTTCCTTGATCATGGATGGACTTGGCTGACGGCTTTAAATATGATGCTGTTCTCCCTGCTTCACTTTCCGTGCGGCACGACACTAATCAATATCTATAAAGAAACAAAAAGCAAGAAATGGACGTTCATGTCCTTTATCATTCCGACGGTTATAGCAATTGCGGTGACGTTTATTCTTGCCAGGGCGGCGCAGCTGTTTGGGTGGGTTTAA
- a CDS encoding DUF3298 and DUF4163 domain-containing protein: protein MKKAWLALLALGIAFGAMPHEPALAAASWSGSELKPGQIGRVTALTDTSIYTKEGSAYKKISTLKQNHVSRVYTNRGGWFGIGGGKYVQSDRTVKYETPSRSRYEAVNGIKSIRMREGSAPVEYPQMIGMTNREAEKAINQELKNQAGKSAVQYKAFKEKEEKDKEQWEKDGKPYKWVPYEYKSTYEIHFNKNHLLSIVFYEYQYLGGAHGTTFAKTLNFNTLNGTPFQLTKVIHDKIAKLKNYAAADLRNQANKQQTAIFEDALKDITINNSRTWTFHSKGIKLIFQQYEVGPYASGMPEVTVPISVYQ, encoded by the coding sequence ATGAAAAAAGCATGGTTGGCTTTACTTGCACTGGGAATTGCTTTCGGCGCAATGCCTCATGAGCCTGCTCTAGCAGCCGCTTCATGGTCCGGTTCAGAATTAAAACCCGGGCAAATCGGAAGGGTTACAGCATTGACAGATACCTCCATTTATACAAAAGAAGGTTCTGCTTACAAAAAGATTTCAACTCTAAAACAAAACCATGTATCAAGAGTTTATACAAATCGGGGCGGCTGGTTTGGAATCGGCGGAGGGAAATATGTCCAATCTGACAGAACAGTAAAATATGAAACTCCATCCAGGTCCCGTTATGAAGCAGTAAACGGGATCAAGTCCATAAGAATGAGAGAGGGCTCTGCTCCTGTAGAGTATCCTCAAATGATCGGGATGACGAACCGGGAAGCAGAGAAAGCCATTAATCAGGAGCTGAAGAACCAAGCGGGAAAAAGTGCCGTTCAATACAAGGCCTTTAAAGAAAAAGAAGAGAAGGATAAAGAGCAATGGGAAAAAGACGGCAAACCTTATAAATGGGTCCCATATGAGTACAAATCGACTTATGAAATCCACTTCAATAAAAATCATCTTCTGAGTATTGTATTTTATGAATACCAGTATTTAGGGGGAGCCCATGGGACGACCTTCGCAAAAACGCTTAATTTTAATACGCTTAATGGCACTCCGTTTCAACTAACAAAAGTCATCCATGATAAAATAGCCAAACTGAAAAATTATGCAGCTGCTGATTTGAGAAATCAGGCGAATAAACAGCAGACGGCTATTTTCGAAGACGCTTTAAAAGATATAACAATAAACAACAGCAGGACATGGACGTTTCACAGCAAAGGGATAAAGCTTATTTTTCAACAATATGAAGTGGGCCCTTACGCATCCGGAATGCCGGAAGTGACCGTACCGATTTCTGTATATCAATAG
- a CDS encoding RNA-guided endonuclease TnpB family protein, translated as MAKQNKAYKFRLYPTEEQVLVIRKTFGCVRFVYNKMLAERKATYERLKEDKEALKKVKHPTPAKYKSEFEWLKEVDSLSLANAQLNLDKAYKAFFKGNAKFPKFKNKRHKQSYTTNVVNGNIQLLDGHIKLPKLKKVKIKQHRAIPAEYVIKSCTLSMTASEKYYISILTEYEKQIEIKKIENVVGLDFAMDGLYVDSEGKKANYPKFYRQMLDKLAQEQRILSRKKKGSSNWNKQRVRVAKIQEKVANQRKNFLHHKSKEMVKTYDAVIIEDLDMKGMSQALKFGKSVADNGWGMFTSFLKYKLNEQGKKLVKIDKWFPSTKTCSGCGNTQSMPMNLRTYTCSCGLHLDRDVNAAINIKKEGIHLLAIA; from the coding sequence ATGGCTAAACAAAACAAAGCGTATAAATTCCGCTTGTACCCAACAGAAGAACAGGTACTGGTTATCCGTAAAACCTTCGGTTGTGTTCGTTTTGTGTACAACAAAATGTTAGCGGAACGAAAAGCGACTTATGAACGGTTGAAAGAGGACAAAGAAGCATTGAAAAAAGTAAAACATCCGACTCCAGCTAAGTACAAGAGTGAGTTCGAGTGGCTGAAAGAAGTAGACTCGTTATCGTTAGCGAACGCTCAACTAAACTTGGATAAAGCGTATAAAGCCTTTTTCAAAGGAAACGCCAAGTTTCCGAAGTTCAAAAACAAACGACACAAACAAAGCTATACAACCAATGTCGTGAATGGAAACATTCAACTGTTGGATGGTCATATCAAATTGCCGAAACTCAAAAAGGTCAAAATCAAACAACATCGAGCTATTCCTGCGGAGTATGTCATCAAATCTTGTACCCTATCAATGACTGCATCAGAAAAATACTACATTTCCATCCTCACAGAGTACGAGAAGCAAATTGAAATTAAAAAAATTGAAAACGTCGTTGGGTTGGATTTTGCGATGGATGGATTGTATGTCGATAGCGAGGGTAAGAAAGCCAATTATCCGAAGTTCTATCGTCAAATGCTTGATAAATTAGCCCAAGAACAGCGTATACTTTCTCGCAAGAAGAAAGGCTCTTCGAATTGGAATAAACAACGTGTTCGAGTTGCCAAAATTCAAGAAAAAGTCGCCAATCAACGCAAGAACTTTCTTCACCATAAGTCAAAAGAAATGGTGAAAACTTATGATGCCGTCATTATTGAAGACTTGGATATGAAAGGAATGTCGCAAGCCTTGAAGTTTGGCAAAAGTGTTGCGGATAACGGGTGGGGGATGTTCACTTCTTTCTTGAAATACAAACTAAACGAACAAGGGAAGAAACTTGTCAAAATCGACAAGTGGTTTCCATCTACCAAGACTTGTTCGGGTTGCGGAAACACGCAATCAATGCCAATGAACCTTCGAACATATACATGTTCATGCGGGCTTCATCTTGACAGAGATGTCAACGCGGCAATCAATATCAAAAAAGAAGGCATTCACTTATTAGCGATTGCCTAG